DNA from Pseudomonas putida:
AGGTACTTGCAGCCCAGGGCGATCATTGGTGCGGTGCCGAAGCCGAAGCTTTCGGCGCCGAGGATGGCTGCCTTGATCACGTCCAGGCCAGTTTTCAGGCCACCGTCGGTCTGTACCCGTACCTTGCCGCGCAGGTCGTTGCCGCGCAGGGTCTGGTGGGTTTCAGCCAGGCCCAGTTCCCATGGGGCGCCAGCGTACTTGATCGAGGTCAGCGGCGACGCACCAGTGCCACCGTCGTAACCGGAAATGGTGATCAGGTCTGCATAAGCCTTGGCCACACCAGCGGCAATCGTACCGACGCCAGCCTCGGCCACCAATTTGACCGACACCAGCGCCTGCGGGTTGACCTGCTTGAGGTCGTAGATCAGCTGGGCAAGGTCTTCGATCGAGTAGATATCGTGGTGCGGCGGCGGTGAGATCAGGGTCACGCCAGGTACCGCATAGCGCAGCTTGGCGATCAGGCCGTTGACCTTGCCGCCCGGCAGCTGGCCGCCCTCACCGGGCTTGGCGCCCTGGGCAACCTTGATCTGCAGCACCTCGGCGTTGACCAGGTATTCCGGGGTCACACCAAAGCGGCCGGTGGCCACCTGCTTGATCTTCGAGCTCTTGATGGTGCCGTAGCGCGACGGGTCTTCACCGCCCTCACCGGAGTTGGAACGCGCACCCAGGCGGTTCATGGCTTCGGCCAACGCTTCGTGGGCTTCCGGCGACAGTGCGCCCAGCGAGATACCGGCGGAATCGAAGCGCTTGAGGATAGCCTCCAGCGGTTCGATCTGCTCCAGCGCCAGTGGCTGGTCGGCCACTTTCACTTTCAGCAGGTCGCGGATCATCGATACCGGGCGCTGGTCGACCAGCGTGGTGTATTCCTTGAACTTGGCGTAGTCGCCCTGCTGCACAGCGGCTTGCAGGGTGTTGACCACATCCGGGTTGTAAGCGTGGTATTCGCCACCGTGGACGAACTTCAGCAGGCCACCTTGCTGAATCGGCTTGCGCGCGCTCCAGGCTTCGGCCGCCAGCAGCTTCTGGTCGCTTTCCAGGTCAACGAAACGCGCCCCCTTGATGCGGCTGGACACACCCTTGAAGCTCAGACCGACCACTTCTTCGGCCAAACCGATGGCTTCGAACAGCTGCGCACCACGGTACGAGGCGATGGTGGAGATACCCATCTTCGACAGGATCTTCAGCAGGCCTTTGGAGATGCCTTTGCGGTAGTACTTGAAGACTTCGTCCAGGTCGCCCAGCACTTCGCCGGTGCGGATCAGGTCGGCCAGTACTTCATACGCCAGGTACGGGTAAACGGCCGAGGCACCGAAGCCCAGCAGCACAGCGAAATGATGCGGGTCACGGGCGGTGGCGGTTTCCACCAGGATGTTGCTGTCGCAACGCAGGCCTTGCTCGGTCAGGCGGTGATGCACCGCACCAACGGCCAACGACGCATGCACAGGCAGCTTGCCTGGGGCGATATAACGGTCGCTCAGCACCAGCTGGGTCTTGCCCGCGCGCACAGCCTCTTCGGCCTGGTCGGCGATGTTGCGAATGGCCGCTTCCAGGCCGATGCCCTGCTCGTAATTGAGGTCGATCAGCTGGCGGTCGAAGCCTTCGCGCTCCAGGTTCATCAGCGAACGCCACTTGGCGGGCGAAATGACCGGCGAGCTGAGGATGACCCGCGATGCGTGCTCCGGGGACTCCTGGAAGATGTTGCGCTCGGCACCCAGGCAGATTTCCAGCGACATCACGATCGCTTCACGCAGCGGATCGATCGGTGGGTTGGTCACCTGAGCGAACTGCTGGCGGAAGAAATCGTACGGCGACCGCACACGCTGCGACAGCACGGCCATTGGCGTGTCGTCACCCATCGAGCCAACGGCTTCCTGGCCCTGCTCACCCAGCGGGCGCAGCACCTGGTCACGCTCTTCGAAGGTGACCTGGAACATCTTCATGTATTGCTTGAGCTGGTCAGCGTCGTAGCTGGCCACACCCTGGTCGTCGGTCAGCGTCGCCTGAATGCGGGTAGCGTGCTGACGCAGCCAGCGCTTGTACGGGTGACGCGACTTAAGGCGGTTGTCGATGGCGTCGGTGTCGAGGATCTGGCCGGTTTCGGTGTCCACGGCAAGGATTTGACCTGGGCCGACACGGCCCTTGGCCAGCACCTCCTCAGGCTGATAGCCCCAAACGCCGATTTCCGAGGCGATGGTGATGTAGCCGTTGGTGGTGGTTACCCAGCGCGCCGGGCGCAGGCCGTTGCGGTCGAGCAGGCACACCGCGTGGCGGCCTTCGGTCATGACGATACCGGCCGGGCCATCCCACGGCTCCATGTGCATGGAGTTGTATTCGTAGAAGGCGCGCAGGTCGGCGTCCATGGTCTCGACGTTCTGCCAGGCTGGCGGTACCAGCATGCGCACGCCGCGGAACAGGTCGATGCCACCGGTGACCATCAACTCCAGCATGTTGTCCATGCTCGACGAGTCGGAACCGACGCGGTTGACCAGCGGGCCAAGCTCTTCGAGGTCGGGGATCTGGTCGTTGGCGAACTTGGTGCGACGGGCCATTGCCCAGTTGCGGTTGCCGGTGATGGTGTTGATCTCGCCGTTGTGGGCGAGGAAGCGGAACGGTTGCGCCAGCGGCCATTTCGGCAGGGTGTTGGTGGAGAAGCGCTGGTGAAACACGCAGATCGCGGTTTGCAGGCGCTCGTCACCCAGGTCTGGATAGAACGCCGCGAGATCGCGCGGCATCATCAGGCCTTTGTAGATGATGGTCTTGTGCGAGAAGCTGCAGATGTAGTGGTCGCTATCGTGGGCGTTGGCCACCGACGAACGGCGACGGGCACTGAACAGCTTGATGGCGAATTCCTGGTCGCTCAGGCCTTCACCGCCGATGAACACCTGCTCGATCTGCGGCAGACGCTCCAGGGCCAGGCGGCCCAGCACGCTGGTGTCGATCGGCACCTTGCGCCATCCGACCAGCTTCAGGCCAGCGGCGAGGATTTCGCGGTCCATGTTAGCGCGAGCCGCTTCGGCTTTGACCGGGTCCTGGTTGAAGAACACCATGCCGACGGCGTATTGCTTGGGCAGCTCGACGGCGAAGTGTTCCTGGGCCACGGCACGCAGAAATTGATCGGGCTTCTGCATAAGCAGACCGCAACCGTCACCGGTCTTGCCGTCGGCGTTGATGCCGCCGCGGTGGGTCATGCAAGTCAGTGCCTGCATGGCGGTTTGCAGAAGGTGGTGGCTCGGTTCACCCGTCATATGGGCGATCAGGCCAAAACCACAGTTGTCCTTGAATTCTTCGGGATGGTACAGACCTGTTTTCATAGACACATTCTCACCAGGTTCACCTCTCAACGGAGGCAAATCTCTTTTTTAACAACCACTTACCATCCACGCCGATCAAACGCCAGCTTTTTTGCGGTGGCCATGGAAAACCATTGTTGCACAGCGACAGCGATGCCCACAAATTTTCATGTCTCACCATTGAAAATTTATGTCGCAATTTTGAATGTTTTTGCGCCATGCGCCGTGATAGCGGCTTGGCTTGAGTCTGAAGCGTTTCAGCCATGACTGCAACTAGGGGCTTGTGGCCGGCAGTCTGGGACAGAAAAGCCTGCCGCGCTCGGGCGCAGCAGGCTAGTCGAAAGCTAGAATTCGCTTAGCTACAGGGCGGCGGGGTGATGCCGCCCGGAAGGTATCAGCGGGCCGTGGCCAGCTCTTGTTGGACGCTGCCCACGGTACGTGGCCAAGGTTTACCAGCCTGGACCTTCGCTGGCAAGTTCTTGATTGCTGCAACCGCTGCGTCGCGGTTGGCGAAGCTGCCGTAAGTGACTACATACAGTGGCTTGCCCTGCAGGTTTTTCTTGAAGTAGCGATAGTCGCTACCCTGGGCCTTGACGTATGCCTGGGCCGAAGCTTCGGAGCTGGTGCCGAGGATCTGCACCACATAATTACCTGGCTTCTGCCCCGCGTACCAACCACCGCTGCCACCGCCAGCGGCCGCTGGTTTCTCGGCAGGTTTGGCGGCCGGCTTGGCCACGGCAACCTGGGTCGGCGCGGGAGCAGGCTTGGCAGGCGCAACCGGTTTTACGGGCTGGGTTGCAACAGGCTTTGGCGCAGGCGCAACCGGCTGCACAGGCGCACTGGCGACTGGCTGAGCAGGCGCGGGGGCCGGGCCTGCCGGCACACCTTGCGGCGGCGCGATGGTAGTCACGGTAGGTGGTGGGTTGCCAGGCTGCAGGGCGGTATCACCTGCCGGGCTGCCTTCTTCGCCCTCGCCCATGCCTGCGGCCTGGGCCAACGGCTCGCGCATCACCGGCTGCGACTGGCCAACCAGCGGCAGCGGCATGGGCTGGGACGAGCCAGAGAACTCGATGGCAGCACCCTGCTTGCCGTCGCCCAGTGGCAACTGAGCCTGGGCGGCTGGCGCTTCGGCGGGGGCCTTGTCGCTTTTCTTGGGCATCAATACTGCAGCCGCAACGGCGACCACGACCACAGCGGACAGCGCGAGCACATGTTTTTTAGGCATCTTGAACCCCATGGATGGTCGCTTGGCCGTCGAGCGGCTGGCGATCATGGCTTCGATCAAAGTGTCACGGGCGACCTGGTTGATATTGCCAGGCCAACCGTCGGAGTTTTCATGGATATCGGCGATCTGTTCACGGCTGAACACCTCGATGCCCCGGCCGGCGCCCTCCAGGCGCTGCTCCAGGTATTCGCGGGTTTCTTCCTCACTGTAGGGGGCAAGCTCGATGATGTGGAAGCGTTCTTCCTCGACATTGAGCTCGTCCAGCCCGGCAATCAGCGATGGCTCACCGAACAGGAACACGTGCGGGCGCCCTTCCGGCACCCCCGCCGCCAATTCCAGCAACGCTTGGAGTGCCGACTCGTCGAGTTGTTCCGCATCGTCCACCAGCAAATACACTTCCTGCCCGGTCAGTGCCAGCTGCACCACTTTGGACAGGATCGCCTGCACTTCAGGCTGGGCCACACCAAGGTCCTGGGCGACGTGGGCGAGCATGCTGGAGGCATCGCTGGCGCTGCGGGCAGACACCACCACACTTTGCACAGCCTGTTTGTTGGTGCTGGCCACCAAGGCCTGGCGCAGCAGCGACTTACCGCTGCCCAGCGGGCCGCTGACCACCAGCATCAACTGGCTGTAGCGCGCCAGGTGGTGCAGTTGGCCGAGCACGGGCTTGCGCTGGGCCGGGAAGAACTTGAAACCGGGCACGCGGGGCGCGAACGGATCGTGGCTCAACTGGTAATGGTCGAGAAAGGCCTCATCGGCATGCAAACTGGTCATTGCGCTGTCACAACCTCAAAGCTGGGCCACGATCGCGCGGTAATCCGCCGACAGCGTGGCCTGTAGAATCTCTTTCGAATAGTCGTCGGTCACCACGGCCTCGCCCATCTGGCGCAACAGCACCAGACGCAGACGACCGTCGAGCACCTTCTTGTCGACCGCCATGTGCTCCATGAAATGCGCCGGGGTCATTTCCTGTGGTGGCACCACCGGCAAACCTGCATCCTGCAACAGGCGGATACCGCGATCGCGCTCGGCCTGGTCGATCCAGCCAAGACGCATGGACATTTCCAGGGCCATCACCGTGCCCGCCGCCACGGCCTCGCCGTGCAACCACACGCCATAGCCCATGTGGGTTTCGATGGCATGCCCGAAGGTATGCCCCAGGTTCAGCGTGGCCCGTACGCCCGACTCGCGCTCGTCAGCCCCCACTACTGCGGCCTTGGCCGCGCAGGAGCGGCGGATGGCCTCGGTCAGGGCTGCCGAGTCGAGGGCGCGCAGGGCCTGCATATTGTCTTCGAGCCAGGCGAGGAACGGTTTGTCGCAAATCAGGCCGTACTTGATCACTTCGGCCAGGCCTGCGGACAGTTCGCGCGCGGGCAGGGTCTTGAGGCTGGTGGTATCGATCAGTACCGCATTGGGCTGATAGAAGGCACCGACCATGTTCTTGCCCAGCGGGTGATTGATGCCGGTCTTGCCGCCCACCGAAGAGTCGACCTGGGACAACAGGGTGGTCGGCACCTGGATGAAGTCGACACCGCGCTGGTAGCAAGCGGCAGCGAAGCCGGCCATGTCGCCGATCACGCCGCCGCCCAGGGCGACCACGGTGGTGCGACGATCATGGCGGGCTGTCAGCAAGCCATCGAAAATCAGTTGCAGGGTTTCCCAATTCTTGTGGGCTTCGCCATCGGGCAACACCACCGGCAGTACCGAGTAGGCACCCAGGGTCTTGCTCAGGCGTTCGAGATACAGGGGGGCGACGGTCTCGTTGGAAACGATGGCAACCTGCCGGCCGGCAATGTGCGGCGCCAGCAGTTCGGGCTGGTCCAGCAGGCCTTCGCCAATGTAGATCGGGTAGCTACGCTCGCCCAGGTCGACCTTTAGTGTCTGCATGTATCCCCACAATGTACTTGGGCGCGGCGCCATTCGGGCAACCTGCGCGGTAACGTTGAACCTCGCCCCGGCTGGTGGCCGAGAATAGTCCCGGGTTAACGGGGCGGCAACTGCTGCAAGCGCTCAAGAATATCGATCACCACCATGCGTGGCGGCCGCTCATCGGTTTCCACGACCAGGTCGGCGATTTCGCGGTAGAGCGGGTCGCGGGTTTCCAGCAAGGTACGCAAGGTTGCCTCGGGATTGGCGGTACGCAGCAGCGGGCGGTTGCGGTCGCGCGCGGTGCGCCCGACCTGCTGCTCCACCGAAGCATGCAGGTAGATCACCCGGCCTCCCCGATAAAGCGCCTGACGGTTGGCTTCACGCATCACCGCGCCGCCGCCGGTGGCCAGGACCACGCCGTCGAGCGCGCACAGCTCGGCGATCATCGCTTGCTCGCGATCACGGAAACCCGGCTCGCCTTCCTTGTCGAAAATCCACGGGATGTTGGCGCCGCATCGCAGTTCGATTTCCTTGTCGGAATCCTTGAACAGCAGGCGCAGCTCTTTGGCCAATAGGCGTCCGATGGTGCTTTTACCAGCGCCCATGGGCCCCACAAGTATCAAATTTCGCACAGAATCAACGACTCACAGCAATCGCCTGGTCACTCATGATACGCGGAGTCAGGAAGACCAGCAGCTCGGATTTTTTCTCTTGTAATGCATCGCGTCGAAACAGCCGCCCAACATACGGCAGATCGCCGAAAAATGGCACCTTGTCGACCACATTGTTTTGCGAAGTCGAGTAAACGCCACCAATCACGATCGTTTCGCCATCAGCCACACGAACCTTGGCATTTACCTCGTTCTTGCGGATCGGCGGTACGTTGTTCAAGGCATTGACGTAATCCGGCTCGTCCTTGGTCACCCTGACGGTCATGATCACCTTATTGTCCGGGGTGATCTGCGGGGTAACTTCCAACGACAGCGACGCTTCGCGAAAAGATACCGAGGTCGCACCGCTTTGGCTGGTTTCCTGGTAAGGCACCTCGGTTCCCTTGAGGATCCTCGCCGTTTCCTTGTCGGCCGTGACCACCTTGGGCTGCGAAATGATCTCGCCGTTACCACTCTTTTCCATGGCGCTGAGCTCAAGGTCCAGCAACACGTCCCCGCGCAATAACCCAAGGCCGATACTGCCGCCGGCACGCTCGACGCCGAGATCGACGAACAATTCTTTGCCTGGCCGCAGTTGCGCGCCGTATAGCGGCCCGCCCCAGCGCACCCCCAGGCTCTTTTCGTAATCGACGTTGGCCTCGACGATACGCGCCTCGATCGCTACCTGGCGCACCGGCACATCCAACTGCGTCACCAGTTGCCGCAATTCGGCCAGGCGGCCGGCAGGCAGGTGCACCACCAGGGTATTGGTGCGCTCATCGACACTCAGGCTACCCGTGAGAATACCGTCACCCACCAGGCTCGCCTGTAGCAACTCCGCCAAATCGGCAGCCTTGGCGTGGTGAATAGGCAGCAGTTCCCGACGCAAAGGTTGCAACTGCGCTTCCAGCACTTGCCCCGCACGGGTCTCGGCTGACTGTGCGGCAAAGTCGGCGGCAGGCGCCACCAACAGCACATTACCCTCCTGGCGCCGAGCCAGGCCCTTGCTGCGCAACACCAGGTCCAGTGCCTGATCCCACGGCACGTCCTGCAAGCGCATCGTGACGTTGCCTTGCACCGCATCGCTGGCTACCAAGTTTACCCCGGCATAGTCCGCCAGTACCTGCAGTACCGCGCGCACCTCTACATCCTGAAAGTTCAACGATAGCGGCTCACCCTCATAAGACGTCGCCGACGCCAGCGGAACCGACAGCAGGGTTGCCAGCAGATATTTCATCCACGTTTTCATTCTGGTCCGAGGCCTCCTTGCCCAGGCGCTTGGCAAGGGTGATGAACGCCGTGCGTTCGTGCCACTCCCCCGCCATGAACAGCCGCTCCCGCACTTCGACCTGACGTTGGTCGATGTACGCCACCACCCCCTGATCACGCCCTACCCGGTCACCTGGGCGCACGCGGTAAAGCCTGCCAGCCGCCATCAGCAATGCTTCGCGTGCCGCCCCGCGCGCCAGGCTACCGACCATCTCCAGCTGCGCCAGCGGCACACCGGCCAGCCCCGTTGCGGTCAACCGCGCCGCCACGGGGCAAACGGGTCTACGGCAGGCGCAGCCATTGCAGCCCTTGCCGGTAGCCGCGCCAGCATCGCAGGTGCCTTCATGGGTGCGGGCGCGTCATAGGCATAAACCCGCAACCGCAGGCGCAACAGCCCAGGCTGGCGATCAACAGCAGCCAGGCTCATGTCATCGCTGTGCAGCACTCGCACCTGCCCCAACCAGTCGTCCAACCACAACCGCAAGGCTGAGTAACGCCCCACCACTTGCAACTCCAGCGGCACTTTGCGCAAACCAGCCTGTTGCTCGCCCTTATCGACATCGAGGCGCTCGACCAGCAAACCCTGCGCATGCCCCGTCACCGCCAGGCGCTCAAGCAGGTCACTCATGCCCTCCCCGCCAGCCAGTTGCCAGCGCGCCTCCTGCAACCGCTGCTCGGCGGCCACCACAGCAGCCCGCAACTGCTCAAGCTCGGCCAACCGCAATGCACTGGCTGCCTGCCTCTGATTCAATTCGGCGTACCTGACATCCTCGCGTGACTGCTGCTGAATCAGTGCCGGCAGGCGCATCGCGCAGCCCAGGCTGAACAACACAGCGGCTACCAGCGCTGGCGCCAGTCGTCGGCAGCGATCGGAGCGCTCGACCACAGCCAACCAAGCGAGAAGCTGTGCAGTACTCACGACCAAAACGCCGAAACGCGCGCGGTCAGCAGGAATTCATCGCCGCCCGGCAGGCTCTTGATGCGCTTGAGTTCCAAATCGAGCAAAACGCTCGAGCGGTTCAAGTCACGCATGAACTGCGCAACCACAGCACCGGATGCAGCCAAGCCGGTCATCTGCAGGCGGCCGCTTTCAAGGCTGAGCTCAAGGAGTTGCACACCTTCAGGCAAAGCCCCCTCAAGGTCAGCGAACAGACCGGCCAACATCCCCTGGTGGGCACGCAAGCCTTCCAGCGCCGAGGCCCGGGCGAGCAATGCTGCATGCTGCGTGCGTACATCGGCCAGCGGCCGCAACTGCTCGTCCAGCTCCTCAAGGGCAGCCTGGAACTGGGTATTGGCCAGCGCCTGCTGCTGCCCGCGCTGGCGGGCCAATTGATCGACCAGCATCACGGCGCACAAGGCCAGTAAAGCGCCAGCAACCAGCTGGCCGCGAAAACGCCGCAGCGCAGCCTGACGCTGCCGTTCACGCCATGGCAGAAGGTTTAACCGCATCATGGGCGCAACCCTCCCACGGCCAAGGCACAGGCCAGGAGCATCGACCCATCGACATGCTCAAGCCCCGTCAGGCCGGGCAGGCACCTGCACGGCAGGTTCAGCCGATTGCCAAGCCCTTGCAACCAGCCTGAGTCAATCGCTGAGCTGCTGCTAATCCACAAGCCCGCAGGCAGGTTTTTGTCGGTCAGCAGCGCCTGCAAATGCTCTGGCAACAGCCCGCTAGTCTCCAAACCGGAGACTGGCAGCTCACGGCGCTGGTATACCCTGCCCGGCAGCCAGTCATAGAGGGTCAGGCTGCGAGCGTCGACACGCAACAACGCCGCCCCCTCCGAGCCGCCCCGTGGCAACATGCGGCACAAAGCAATGTTGTCGACCTCGACGGCTTCCAACTGCAAGCCCGCCGCCTCGACCACTGATTCAAGTGACGCCAGCGCGCTCTGCCGACAGGCAGCAACCATCACCTCACTGCAGCCTGGCTGAACACTGGAAGCCCCCAAGACCTGAAAATCCAGGGCCAGGTCTTCCAGTGGAAACGGAAACAGCCGCTCAGCATCGGCCAGCAACCGCGCCTCCAACTGCGCTTCGTTCTGTTGCGCAGGCAGGTGGCACAGTTTGCAGATGACCTGGCTGGCCGGTAATGCCAGCGCCACCCGGCGCTGCTTGAGCCCGCTACGCTGGTAGGCGCGCTGTAACGCAGCCACCACTGCATCAGGCTCCGCCACCCAATCATCACCCAGCGGTGCCATAAGCGGTTCTTGTGCCGACCCCACCACCCGCCAGCGTCGATT
Protein-coding regions in this window:
- the gltB gene encoding glutamate synthase large subunit, whose amino-acid sequence is MKTGLYHPEEFKDNCGFGLIAHMTGEPSHHLLQTAMQALTCMTHRGGINADGKTGDGCGLLMQKPDQFLRAVAQEHFAVELPKQYAVGMVFFNQDPVKAEAARANMDREILAAGLKLVGWRKVPIDTSVLGRLALERLPQIEQVFIGGEGLSDQEFAIKLFSARRRSSVANAHDSDHYICSFSHKTIIYKGLMMPRDLAAFYPDLGDERLQTAICVFHQRFSTNTLPKWPLAQPFRFLAHNGEINTITGNRNWAMARRTKFANDQIPDLEELGPLVNRVGSDSSSMDNMLELMVTGGIDLFRGVRMLVPPAWQNVETMDADLRAFYEYNSMHMEPWDGPAGIVMTEGRHAVCLLDRNGLRPARWVTTTNGYITIASEIGVWGYQPEEVLAKGRVGPGQILAVDTETGQILDTDAIDNRLKSRHPYKRWLRQHATRIQATLTDDQGVASYDADQLKQYMKMFQVTFEERDQVLRPLGEQGQEAVGSMGDDTPMAVLSQRVRSPYDFFRQQFAQVTNPPIDPLREAIVMSLEICLGAERNIFQESPEHASRVILSSPVISPAKWRSLMNLEREGFDRQLIDLNYEQGIGLEAAIRNIADQAEEAVRAGKTQLVLSDRYIAPGKLPVHASLAVGAVHHRLTEQGLRCDSNILVETATARDPHHFAVLLGFGASAVYPYLAYEVLADLIRTGEVLGDLDEVFKYYRKGISKGLLKILSKMGISTIASYRGAQLFEAIGLAEEVVGLSFKGVSSRIKGARFVDLESDQKLLAAEAWSARKPIQQGGLLKFVHGGEYHAYNPDVVNTLQAAVQQGDYAKFKEYTTLVDQRPVSMIRDLLKVKVADQPLALEQIEPLEAILKRFDSAGISLGALSPEAHEALAEAMNRLGARSNSGEGGEDPSRYGTIKSSKIKQVATGRFGVTPEYLVNAEVLQIKVAQGAKPGEGGQLPGGKVNGLIAKLRYAVPGVTLISPPPHHDIYSIEDLAQLIYDLKQVNPQALVSVKLVAEAGVGTIAAGVAKAYADLITISGYDGGTGASPLTSIKYAGAPWELGLAETHQTLRGNDLRGKVRVQTDGGLKTGLDVIKAAILGAESFGFGTAPMIALGCKYLRICHLNNCATGVATQNDKLRKDHYIGTVDMVINFFTFVAEETREWLAKLGVRSLGELIGRTDLLDVLPGDTERQQYLDLSPLLGSSHIPADKPQFCEVDKNPPFDKGELAEKMVEMALPAIRDQAGGEFDLDICNCDRSIGARISGEIAKLYGNQGMAANPITFRFKGTAGQSFGVWNAGGLNLHLQGDANDYVGKGMTGGKVTIVPPAGSPFETQHSAIVGNTCLYGATGGKLFAAGTAGERFAVRNSGAHAVVEGTGDHCCEYMTGGFVCVLGKTGYNFGSGMTGGFAYVLDMDNTFVDKLNHELVEIQRISGEAMEAYRSHLARVLAEYVEETGSEWGRELSENLDDYVRRFWLVKPKAANLKQLLSSTRANPQ
- a CDS encoding AAA family ATPase; translated protein: MTSLHADEAFLDHYQLSHDPFAPRVPGFKFFPAQRKPVLGQLHHLARYSQLMLVVSGPLGSGKSLLRQALVASTNKQAVQSVVVSARSASDASSMLAHVAQDLGVAQPEVQAILSKVVQLALTGQEVYLLVDDAEQLDESALQALLELAAGVPEGRPHVFLFGEPSLIAGLDELNVEEERFHIIELAPYSEEETREYLEQRLEGAGRGIEVFSREQIADIHENSDGWPGNINQVARDTLIEAMIASRSTAKRPSMGFKMPKKHVLALSAVVVVAVAAAVLMPKKSDKAPAEAPAAQAQLPLGDGKQGAAIEFSGSSQPMPLPLVGQSQPVMREPLAQAAGMGEGEEGSPAGDTALQPGNPPPTVTTIAPPQGVPAGPAPAPAQPVASAPVQPVAPAPKPVATQPVKPVAPAKPAPAPTQVAVAKPAAKPAEKPAAAGGGSGGWYAGQKPGNYVVQILGTSSEASAQAYVKAQGSDYRYFKKNLQGKPLYVVTYGSFANRDAAVAAIKNLPAKVQAGKPWPRTVGSVQQELATAR
- the aroB gene encoding 3-dehydroquinate synthase — its product is MQTLKVDLGERSYPIYIGEGLLDQPELLAPHIAGRQVAIVSNETVAPLYLERLSKTLGAYSVLPVVLPDGEAHKNWETLQLIFDGLLTARHDRRTTVVALGGGVIGDMAGFAAACYQRGVDFIQVPTTLLSQVDSSVGGKTGINHPLGKNMVGAFYQPNAVLIDTTSLKTLPARELSAGLAEVIKYGLICDKPFLAWLEDNMQALRALDSAALTEAIRRSCAAKAAVVGADERESGVRATLNLGHTFGHAIETHMGYGVWLHGEAVAAGTVMALEMSMRLGWIDQAERDRGIRLLQDAGLPVVPPQEMTPAHFMEHMAVDKKVLDGRLRLVLLRQMGEAVVTDDYSKEILQATLSADYRAIVAQL
- the aroK gene encoding shikimate kinase AroK, with the protein product MRNLILVGPMGAGKSTIGRLLAKELRLLFKDSDKEIELRCGANIPWIFDKEGEPGFRDREQAMIAELCALDGVVLATGGGAVMREANRQALYRGGRVIYLHASVEQQVGRTARDRNRPLLRTANPEATLRTLLETRDPLYREIADLVVETDERPPRMVVIDILERLQQLPPR
- a CDS encoding type IV pilus secretin PilQ, translating into MKTWMKYLLATLLSVPLASATSYEGEPLSLNFQDVEVRAVLQVLADYAGVNLVASDAVQGNVTMRLQDVPWDQALDLVLRSKGLARRQEGNVLLVAPAADFAAQSAETRAGQVLEAQLQPLRRELLPIHHAKAADLAELLQASLVGDGILTGSLSVDERTNTLVVHLPAGRLAELRQLVTQLDVPVRQVAIEARIVEANVDYEKSLGVRWGGPLYGAQLRPGKELFVDLGVERAGGSIGLGLLRGDVLLDLELSAMEKSGNGEIISQPKVVTADKETARILKGTEVPYQETSQSGATSVSFREASLSLEVTPQITPDNKVIMTVRVTKDEPDYVNALNNVPPIRKNEVNAKVRVADGETIVIGGVYSTSQNNVVDKVPFFGDLPYVGRLFRRDALQEKKSELLVFLTPRIMSDQAIAVSR
- a CDS encoding PilN domain-containing protein, producing MMRLNLLPWRERQRQAALRRFRGQLVAGALLALCAVMLVDQLARQRGQQQALANTQFQAALEELDEQLRPLADVRTQHAALLARASALEGLRAHQGMLAGLFADLEGALPEGVQLLELSLESGRLQMTGLAASGAVVAQFMRDLNRSSVLLDLELKRIKSLPGGDEFLLTARVSAFWS
- the pilM gene encoding type IV pilus biogenesis protein PilM; translated protein: MLGRFGKDAGSLVGVEIAPDAVRMLQLQQRNRRWRVVGSAQEPLMAPLGDDWVAEPDAVVAALQRAYQRSGLKQRRVALALPASQVICKLCHLPAQQNEAQLEARLLADAERLFPFPLEDLALDFQVLGASSVQPGCSEVMVAACRQSALASLESVVEAAGLQLEAVEVDNIALCRMLPRGGSEGAALLRVDARSLTLYDWLPGRVYQRRELPVSGLETSGLLPEHLQALLTDKNLPAGLWISSSSAIDSGWLQGLGNRLNLPCRCLPGLTGLEHVDGSMLLACALAVGGLRP